The proteins below are encoded in one region of Ereboglobus luteus:
- a CDS encoding class I adenylate-forming enzyme family protein codes for MSPNAKKQSAQPEVSPYPTNLLATWRALVAQSPSATAVIDGDTARVWSRAELAAAARVWLDSLPTDTRAHITRRRVVMAEPNSARWFYIFLGLLEIGAVPALADSKETPDRLAAIADVSRAASILRDGELTLLAPRPPVRRRDELLIKLTSGSTGVPKALVFTHTQMLADGRQICATMRISPGDLNLGIIPFGHSYGLGHLVIPLLEQGTPLLSAASPFPQSIAADCARWKPTVFPAVPTLLRALSSTDVSPAALASLRLVISAGAPLQPADALAFANKYGKHVHNFYGTSETGGIAYDRKGDAAETGRAIGQLIDGVRITFRRGKRFTVESPSVHGRGRYSPPDRGEFNPAGELTLLGRAGRTLKIAGRRLDPGEVETMLRALPGVREAFVAAHPTRPDAIAAAVASDAPSPTAADIRRQLTPRLAAWKIPDRIVVLPAFPLTQRGKTDRAALIKLIAK; via the coding sequence TTGTCACCGAACGCGAAAAAGCAATCGGCTCAGCCGGAGGTTTCGCCCTACCCAACAAACCTCCTCGCCACCTGGCGCGCACTTGTCGCGCAATCGCCATCCGCCACCGCCGTCATCGACGGCGACACCGCGCGCGTCTGGAGTCGCGCTGAACTCGCCGCCGCCGCACGTGTCTGGCTCGATTCACTTCCCACCGACACCCGCGCGCACATCACGCGTCGCCGCGTGGTCATGGCCGAGCCGAACAGCGCGCGCTGGTTTTACATCTTCCTCGGTCTGCTCGAAATCGGTGCTGTCCCCGCGCTCGCCGACTCCAAGGAAACACCCGACCGCCTTGCCGCCATTGCCGACGTCAGCCGCGCTGCCTCGATCTTGCGCGACGGTGAACTCACCCTGCTCGCGCCTCGCCCGCCCGTTCGACGCCGCGACGAATTGCTCATCAAACTCACCAGCGGCAGCACCGGCGTTCCCAAGGCGCTCGTTTTCACCCACACGCAAATGCTCGCCGACGGACGCCAGATTTGCGCAACCATGCGCATCAGCCCCGGCGACCTCAACCTTGGCATCATCCCCTTCGGGCACTCCTACGGACTCGGCCACCTCGTCATTCCGCTCCTCGAACAAGGCACGCCCCTCCTCAGCGCCGCCAGCCCGTTTCCGCAATCCATCGCCGCCGATTGCGCCCGTTGGAAACCGACCGTTTTTCCCGCCGTGCCCACGCTCCTGCGCGCGCTCTCAAGCACCGACGTTTCGCCCGCCGCGCTCGCCAGCCTGCGCCTCGTCATTTCCGCCGGCGCGCCGCTCCAGCCCGCCGACGCGCTCGCTTTCGCAAACAAATACGGCAAACACGTCCACAATTTCTACGGCACCAGCGAAACCGGCGGCATCGCCTACGACCGCAAAGGCGACGCCGCGGAAACTGGCCGCGCCATCGGGCAACTCATCGACGGCGTGCGCATCACCTTCCGCCGCGGCAAACGCTTCACCGTCGAAAGCCCCTCTGTCCACGGACGCGGACGCTATTCGCCGCCCGATCGCGGTGAATTCAACCCTGCCGGCGAACTCACCCTGCTTGGCCGTGCCGGACGCACGCTGAAAATCGCGGGCCGCCGTCTCGACCCCGGCGAAGTGGAAACGATGCTCCGCGCCCTGCCCGGTGTGCGCGAAGCCTTTGTCGCCGCGCATCCAACGCGCCCCGACGCCATCGCCGCCGCCGTCGCCAGCGACGCGCCCTCGCCGACCGCCGCCGACATCCGCCGCCAGCTCACCCCGCGTCTCGCCGCGTGGAAAATCCCCGACCGCATTGTTGTGCTGCCGGCATTCCCGCTCACCCAGCGCGGCAAAACCGACCGCGCCGCGCTGATAAAGCTGATCGCAAAGTGA
- the gatB gene encoding Asp-tRNA(Asn)/Glu-tRNA(Gln) amidotransferase subunit GatB yields MKYEAVIGLEVHIQLKTRTKMFTRAASGYGHEPNTLTDPVVLALPGALPVLNKAAIDQIIRAGLLVNCRIADECRWDRKNYFYPDSPKNYQLTQQFAPICLGGSVEIELPGSARNIMGEHKTIPLNRIHLEEDVGKLNHFATESLVDYNRAGTPLMELVTEPALASGDEAAAFLTILRATMQQGGVSDCDMEKGQMRCDANVSIRPVGSTTLGTKVEMKNLNSISYVRDAIEHEIKRQTALVEKGGSVVQETRDYDGLTGVSQSLRTKEDAHDYRYFPDPDLMPVHVSAEWKNSLAATLPERPFDRQRRLMADHNLPYTITSVLIWDKPLADYYDAAVKLAGSDAPALAQPLGNWITNDLLRELGATKATFKEAVAKIPPAHLVALVKLIAAGTLTTNTAKEVFAEMFATGDAPEPIADRKNLKAVPTDANELEQWCRDAIAANAKAAEEFRAGKESAINGLKGPVMKASKGKANPKLVDETLRRLLAE; encoded by the coding sequence ATGAAATACGAAGCCGTCATCGGTCTTGAAGTTCACATCCAGCTCAAGACCCGCACAAAAATGTTCACCCGTGCCGCCTCCGGTTACGGGCACGAACCCAACACGCTCACCGACCCGGTTGTCCTCGCGCTTCCCGGCGCGCTGCCCGTGCTCAACAAAGCCGCCATCGACCAGATCATCCGCGCCGGCCTCCTCGTCAACTGCCGCATCGCCGACGAATGCCGTTGGGACCGCAAAAACTACTTCTACCCCGACTCGCCCAAAAACTACCAGCTCACACAGCAGTTCGCCCCCATCTGCCTCGGCGGCTCCGTCGAAATCGAACTCCCCGGCTCCGCGCGCAACATCATGGGCGAGCACAAGACGATTCCGCTCAACCGCATCCACCTCGAGGAGGATGTTGGCAAGCTCAACCACTTCGCTACCGAGTCGCTCGTCGATTACAACCGCGCCGGCACCCCGCTCATGGAACTCGTCACCGAACCCGCGCTCGCCAGCGGCGACGAAGCCGCCGCGTTCCTCACCATCCTCCGCGCCACGATGCAGCAAGGCGGCGTCTCCGATTGCGACATGGAAAAAGGCCAGATGCGCTGCGACGCCAACGTCTCCATCCGCCCCGTCGGCTCGACCACGCTCGGCACCAAGGTCGAGATGAAAAACCTCAACTCCATCTCCTACGTCCGCGACGCCATCGAGCACGAAATCAAGCGCCAGACCGCCCTCGTTGAAAAAGGCGGCTCCGTCGTCCAGGAAACCCGCGATTACGACGGACTGACCGGCGTCTCGCAATCGCTCCGCACCAAGGAGGACGCGCACGACTACCGCTACTTCCCCGACCCCGACCTCATGCCCGTGCACGTCAGCGCCGAGTGGAAAAACTCCCTTGCCGCCACGCTCCCCGAGCGCCCCTTCGACCGACAGCGCCGCCTCATGGCCGACCACAATCTCCCCTACACAATCACCTCCGTCCTCATCTGGGACAAACCCCTCGCCGACTACTACGACGCCGCCGTGAAACTCGCCGGCTCCGACGCCCCCGCGCTCGCGCAACCCCTCGGCAACTGGATCACCAACGACCTCCTCCGCGAACTCGGCGCGACCAAGGCCACCTTCAAGGAAGCCGTCGCAAAAATCCCGCCCGCGCACCTCGTCGCGCTCGTTAAACTCATCGCCGCCGGCACGCTCACAACCAACACCGCCAAGGAAGTCTTCGCCGAAATGTTCGCCACCGGCGACGCCCCTGAGCCAATCGCCGACCGCAAAAACCTAAAAGCCGTCCCGACCGACGCCAACGAACTCGAACAATGGTGCCGCGACGCGATAGCCGCCAACGCCAAAGCCGCCGAAGAATTCCGAGCCGGCAAGGAAAGTGCCATCAACGGCCTAAAAGGCCCCGTAATGAAAGCCAGCAAAGGCAAAGCGAACCCGAAGTTAGTTGATGAAACCCTCCGCCGTCTGTTGGCAGAATAA
- a CDS encoding GxxExxY protein, with translation MKTTLLQEELTEKIIGAAIEVHKVLGPGLLESTYEAALAFELGLRGLEYERQKEVPVNYKGSLIDVGYRLDLLVENEVILELKAVEELHDVHEAQLITYLKLSGHRIGFLINFNVPLLKDGIFRRVL, from the coding sequence ATGAAAACCACGTTGTTGCAGGAAGAACTCACAGAGAAAATTATCGGAGCGGCCATTGAGGTGCACAAGGTGCTCGGGCCGGGACTGCTTGAGTCAACCTATGAGGCCGCCCTCGCATTCGAGCTCGGACTGAGGGGCCTGGAATATGAGCGCCAAAAAGAAGTGCCCGTGAACTATAAGGGTTCCCTCATCGACGTTGGTTATCGTTTGGATTTGCTAGTGGAAAACGAAGTCATCCTTGAACTCAAGGCGGTGGAAGAACTGCACGACGTTCACGAGGCGCAACTCATCACCTACCTAAAACTCTCCGGACACCGCATCGGTTTCCTCATCAATTTCAACGTTCCCCTGCTCAAGGATGGCATATTTCGCAGAGTCCTCTGA
- the gatA gene encoding Asp-tRNA(Asn)/Glu-tRNA(Gln) amidotransferase subunit GatA, whose product MPINLPLTQVSSQLDSRAISAVELLQACIDRTKAVDSRVGAFNSFDEAAALAQARASDERRAAGKTLGPLDGIPVGLKDIISVKDQPLTASSKMLANYISPYDATVTRKLREAGAVFWGRLNLDEFAMGSSTENSAMGPTNNPYDLARVAGGSSGGSAAAIAAGEVTAALGTDTGGSIRQPASFCNLVGLKPTYGLVSRYGVSAYASSLDQVGPIARTVEDAAIMLSAIAGHDPLDSTSILAEIPDYRAALHQKKGPWRLGVPKEYFGDGLDPEVAAAVQTAINFYKNQGCEIREVSLPHTEYGIAVYYIVATAECSSNMARFDGIRYGHRSTAATDAVDIYSKTRAEGFGEEVKRRIILGTYVLSSGYYDAYYLRAQKVRTLIRQDFIDAYKQVDAIIAPTSPTPAFLKGSHKTPLEAYLGDIYTIGVNMAGLPGLSMPCGFTQTGLPIGVQLIGQPFKEAELLSIAHAYDSAHDWAKHLPNL is encoded by the coding sequence ATGCCAATCAACCTCCCGCTCACCCAAGTCTCCTCGCAACTCGACTCCCGCGCGATCTCCGCCGTCGAACTCCTCCAAGCCTGCATCGACCGCACCAAGGCCGTTGATTCCCGCGTCGGCGCGTTCAATTCCTTCGACGAAGCCGCCGCGCTCGCCCAAGCTCGCGCGTCCGACGAACGCCGCGCCGCAGGCAAAACGCTCGGCCCGCTCGACGGCATTCCCGTCGGCCTCAAGGACATCATCTCCGTAAAGGATCAGCCGCTCACAGCCTCGTCGAAGATGCTCGCCAATTACATCTCGCCCTACGACGCCACCGTGACGCGCAAGCTCCGCGAAGCCGGCGCCGTCTTTTGGGGACGCCTCAATCTCGACGAATTTGCGATGGGTTCCTCCACCGAAAATTCCGCGATGGGTCCCACCAACAACCCCTACGACCTCGCGCGCGTTGCGGGCGGCTCCTCCGGCGGAAGCGCCGCCGCCATCGCCGCGGGCGAAGTCACCGCCGCGCTCGGCACTGACACCGGCGGCTCGATCCGCCAGCCCGCGTCGTTCTGCAACCTCGTCGGCCTCAAGCCCACCTACGGCCTCGTCTCGCGCTACGGCGTCTCCGCCTACGCCTCCTCGCTCGACCAAGTCGGCCCCATCGCCCGCACTGTCGAGGACGCCGCCATCATGCTCTCCGCCATCGCCGGGCACGACCCGCTCGACTCCACTTCCATCCTCGCCGAAATCCCCGACTACCGCGCCGCGCTCCACCAGAAAAAAGGCCCGTGGCGGCTCGGCGTCCCGAAGGAATATTTTGGCGACGGACTCGACCCCGAAGTCGCCGCCGCCGTCCAAACCGCGATCAATTTCTACAAAAACCAAGGCTGCGAAATCCGCGAAGTCTCGCTCCCGCACACCGAATACGGCATCGCCGTTTACTACATCGTCGCGACCGCCGAGTGCTCCTCCAACATGGCCCGTTTCGATGGCATTCGCTACGGTCACCGCTCGACCGCCGCGACCGACGCCGTTGACATCTACTCGAAAACCCGCGCCGAAGGTTTCGGCGAGGAAGTCAAGCGCCGCATCATCCTCGGCACCTACGTTCTCAGCAGCGGATATTACGACGCCTATTATTTGCGCGCGCAAAAAGTCCGCACGCTCATCCGCCAGGATTTCATCGACGCCTACAAGCAAGTTGACGCCATCATCGCGCCCACCTCGCCCACGCCCGCCTTCCTCAAAGGCTCGCACAAGACGCCCCTCGAAGCCTACCTCGGCGACATCTACACCATCGGCGTGAACATGGCCGGACTCCCCGGCCTGAGCATGCCCTGCGGCTTCACGCAAACCGGCCTCCCGATCGGCGTGCAACTCATCGGCCAGCCCTTCAAGGAAGCCGAGTTGCTCTCAATCGCCCACGCCTACGACAGCGCGCACGACTGGGCGAAGCACCTGCCGAATCTCTGA
- the gatC gene encoding Asp-tRNA(Asn)/Glu-tRNA(Gln) amidotransferase subunit GatC — translation MAATSPNLDIEKLASLARIDLAPDEKEKFAAQLGDVLKYVDQLKRVDITGIEPTAHGFPISNVWAEDNVTPGFTADEALRNAPAQRDNMISVPKVVE, via the coding sequence ATGGCCGCCACATCACCAAATCTCGACATCGAAAAACTCGCCTCGCTCGCGCGCATCGACCTCGCGCCCGACGAAAAGGAGAAGTTCGCCGCGCAGCTCGGCGACGTCCTCAAATACGTCGATCAGCTCAAGCGCGTTGACATCACCGGCATCGAGCCGACCGCGCACGGCTTCCCCATTTCCAACGTCTGGGCCGAGGACAACGTCACGCCCGGCTTCACCGCCGACGAAGCCCTCCGCAACGCCCCCGCCCAGCGCGACAATATGATCAGTGTGCCCAAGGTCGTCGAATAA